In a genomic window of Tripterygium wilfordii isolate XIE 37 chromosome 8, ASM1340144v1, whole genome shotgun sequence:
- the LOC120004331 gene encoding protein SHORTAGE IN CHIASMATA 1 isoform X5 — MRTRFLNTDYFASSSSPIEIPRFLNLPIPHLPPSRLFNYYEDNLPIDSPLDVSLVIERLPIDLALSKFLAEVIPQPVDVRYEDFEADRFRDNEGSADNEGRKDAETFYEEGEVENHGCFGSQTLDVELSRENNGTSRDTNNFEIVQFETQVLDVFSESACFFEKEEMQIFFKVLEIEHNVDMLKPGLTIQYSDEVQESVYSVEDVPVECPMEKTAHVSEDAGSVLDKTKYHLSTFPLLEVEETNLGFLSNVNVADELISLLENIESHEWTKTDELPISGKGLLGYMGYDIVELHLDHYLSKQYLESELASLDVFERVDIISTVDSLEMNEDSAFHQWASDSDSSLLASPVIFQEFEVIDVNSSHLFEIFFDTERIYGLETCDSPFRKDMNFKIFDELIVSNELTLLDDAFKSLPIPIVSDHARIRSLDIVIEEVLAEVKQEPFSTAHEIYLDWHLLDGDKCNCQTYSPYQNMLAEKDMIITKFDWKSDNDENLEFNFILSDDALTGPNAEEHRESLNMVSDGIMLDVNINLMGVASSKSSEEKSPKLENGDQLAGKSSVRASLLFKSMSHFNDFDIFLNPQKANVGANVESSVKALDYNSTICKASSGYSSAAHTSTGIQFQQWVITLYKVKLSDDILALIDNFEKRYLAILQNETDMINAPHLYSAANDLKLLSLSKETLMDYIKKRSLHRTTISEDETIMDFFSLCVIKQTAWYLSFFGIHAAHLYINKISQALECLKSRLGVLQSLIEDSHEKAEREITRSHPLLSVIYEILQPNNAKNSLKVLIVTDRVFWRPLKHLLMSMEISSSELQESYSDTNQPDGYYSGDVAKDKTDFLLVSECVLVPHDHVSASFPFNKFSMILEYGGSYGMSRISSLSPQSAVLPRLHFLKVDLDNFGACKALCEGFGMTKYFDSSTVEESHSSLRPGEIINLQKLEELLNFVPIRDIRSSETADKVKDCCMPLPVPCTSHVRESEQIQQGILPFVDRVIIVNTQNIDKDMIVSRRSMYQKILALEKGGTQVVERDLDLPVDIIISSAICLVWYDCRNIGKKATSLDEASSCLPLCIENIATDILTSLSFKFGCCILLFEGEINFLSTVMESSDGLYAAAASLGIDLQLFYSYSFESTNEIILGCIRCASKLSNCLYPKMPESETLAESFLTKFPSINPLTAHAILSEEMLIEFLECSHDSRIRAIQKYHVSEEIVALFSALSIYGEREDSKSIMTDCSSSVSSGPDSDKCHMKVGSDIKRQKCIASPPKVDLRMDKLLHSGIPNELPNGIMLQFSEPCNHWMSKHLDEFDELDMPDSSFYDLFSDKQKLNSSRVLKTYGDENSKDALILDEFKSSRSSLSEKLFGQNLGLATLSNVDLYPTNKSENHRDGFIGEVIDLTRSPLVYDKFSIDNVTYSYFAPELEKDSTRKPKIVRRLSFDKSDNPAFQVDAKVNSGSDVQTFVKDRRQRLQEKGDERNDLEEESMQRSAGVSKQLAFKEGLSHYGATPLSKAIGSVHPQPGSPWTMEFLNRIREKSRLRQQSLPYEAPSPGTREAAHMVKYLEERGRNNLYDHQAHPRMRVLRLLFSQRGHQLTRELDRLYLLP, encoded by the exons ATGCGAACTCGTTTTCTCAACACCGATTACTTcgcctcttcttcctctccaatCGAAATCCCGAGGTTCCTCAATCTCCCGATCCCTCATCTACCTCCTTCGCGTCTATTTAACTACTACGAAGACAATCTCCCTATTGATTCGCCGCTAGATGTCTCTCTCGTGATCGAGAGATTGCCGATCGATCTagctctctctaagtttttggCAGAAGTGATTCCTCAACCTGTCGATGTCAGATATGAAGATTTTGAGGCTGATCGCTTCCGAGACAATGAAGGTTCTGCTGACAACGAAGGGAGA AAAGACGCTGAGACATTCTATGAGGAGGGAGAAGTGGAAAATCACGGATGTTTTGGATCTCAAACTCTGGATGTTGAATTATCAAGA GAAAATAACGGGACTTCTCGCGATACCAACAATTTTGAaatagtccaatttgagacacaagTGCTGGATGTATTCTCG GAGAGTGCCTGCTTTTTTGAGAAAGAGGAGATGCAGATTTTCTTTAAAGTTCTAGAAATTGAGCATAATGTT GATATGCTCAAGCCCGGGCTTACTATACAGTATTCTGATGAGGTTCAAGAATCAGTTTATTCCGTAGAAGATGTTCCAGTCGAGTGTCCAATGGAAAAAACAGCCCATGTGTCTGAAGATGCTGGTTCAGTTCTGGATAAAACAAAGTACCACCTTAGCACTTTCCCTCTATTAGAAGTGGAAGAGACAAACCTGGGATTTCTTTCAAACGTGAATGTGGCGGATGAACTTATTTCACTTCTTGAAAATATTGAATCCCATGAGTGGACTAAAACGGATGAACTTCCTATTAGTGGAAAGGGCCTTTTAGGTTATATGGGGTATGATATCGTAGAGCTTCATTTGGATCATTATCTGTCAAAGCAGTACCTTGAATCTGAACTAGCCTCCCTGGATGTGTTTGAGAGAGTCGACATTATAAGCACGGTGGATTCTCTGGAAATGAACGAGGACTCTGCATTTCATCAATGGGCATCAGACAGTGACTCTTCCTTGTTAGCGAGCCCAGTTATTTTTCAGGAGTTTGAGGTTATTGATGTGAACTCATCTCATCTTTTTGAAATATTCTTTGACACTGAAAGAATATATGGGCTGGAAACATGTGACTCTCCATTCAGAAAGGACATGaactttaaaatttttgatgaaTTGATTGTCAGTAATGAGCTAACGCTGCTAGATGACGCATTCAAATCATTGCCTATACCCATTGTCTCTGATCATGCAAGGATAAGATCACTTGATATCGTAATTGAGGAGGTACTAGCTGAAGTAAAACAAGAACCCTTCTCTACAGCTCATGAAATATACTtggattggcatcttttggatggAGATAAATGCAACTGTCAAACTTATTCTCCCTATCAGAATATGTTGGCAGAGAAAGACATGATTATCACCAAATTTGATTGGAAATCTGATAATGATGAAAACTTGGAGTTTAATTTCATTCTCTCTGATGATGCATTGACTGGGCCAAATGCAGAAGAACACAGGGAATCATTGAACATGGTTTCTGATGGTATTATGCTTGATGTTAACATTAATCTTATGGGAGTTGCTTCAAGTAAGTCGTCGGAGGAAAAATCTCCAAAATTAGAAAATGGAGATCAATTAGCTGGAAAAAGTTCAGTACGGGCTTCGTTGCTATTTAAAAGTATGTCACACTTCAatgattttgacatttttttaaatcctcagAAAGCTAATGTTGGTGCAAATGTTGAATCTTCTGTGAAGGCTCTAGATTATAATTCTACCATTTGCAAGGCTTCATCTGGCTACTCATCAGCAGCACATACATCTACTGGTATACAGTTTCAGCAGTGGGTTATCACTTTATATAAAGTTAAGCTGTCTGATGATATATTGGCCCTCATTGACAATTTTGAAAAGAGATATCTTGCCATCCTGCAGAATGAGACAGATATGATAAATGCACCTCATTTGTATTCAGCAGCCAATGATCTTAAATTGCTCAGCCTATCAAAAGAAACACTGATGGACTATATTAAGAAGAGAAGTCTTCACAGAACTACTATTAGTGAAGATGAAACAATTATGGACTTTTTCAGTTTGTGTGTAATTAAACAGACTGCATGGTATTTGAGTTTCTTTGGCATCCACGCTGCTCATCTGTACATTAACAAGATATCTCAAGCGCTTGAGTGCTTGAAATCAAGATTAGGTGTGTTGCAGTCGCTGATTGAAGATTCACATGAGAAAGCAGAGAGAGAAATAACTAGGTCACATCCTTTATTATCTGTTATCTACGAGATTTTGCAGCCAAACAATGCCAAAAATAGTTTGAAGGTTTTGATTGTCACTGACAGAGTTTTTTGGAGGCCATTAAAGCATTTGCTGATGTCCATGGAAATATCATCCAGTGAGCTTCAAGAATCTTATTCCGACACAAATCAACCAGATGGATATTACAGTGGCGATGTTGCAAAAGATAAAACAGATTTTCTGCTGGTTTCAGAATGTGTATTAGTTCCTCATGA CCATGTTTCTGCGTCTTTTCCATTCAACAAGTTCAGCATGATCTTGGAATATGGAGGTTCCTATGGCATGTCTAGAATATCTTCACTTTCCCCACAGTCTGCTGTCTTGCCTCGACTTCACTTCTTGAAGGTTGATCTGGATAACTTTGGTGCTTGCAAAGCACTTTGTGAAGGTTTTGGCATGACTAAATACTTTGACTCGAGCACT GTTGAAGAGTCTCATTCTTCTCTGCGCCCGGGTGAGATTATAAATTTGCAGAAGTTGGAGGAGTTGCTGAATTTTGTGCCCATTAGGGACATTAGATCTTCAGAAACTGCAGACAAAGTAAAAGATTGCTGCATGCCTCTGCCAGTCCCTTGTACATCACATGTGCGCGAATCTGAGCAGATTCAACAGGGCATCTTGCCTTTCGTTGACAGGGTCATTATTGTGAACACTCAAAATATTGACAAGGACATGATTGTATCCAGAAGGAGTATGTACCAAAAGATTCTCGCACTGGAGAAAGGAGGAACACAGGTTGTAGAACGTGATTTGGATCTTCCTGTGGATATCATTATCAGCTCTGCTATTTGCTTGGTGTGGTATGATTGCAGAAACATAGGAAAAAAAGCAACCAGCTTAGACGAAGCTTCTTCTTGCTTGCCTTTGTGCATTGAGAATATTGCCACAGATATCTTGACGTCGCTAAGCTTTAAGTTTGGCTGCTGTATCTTG CTCTTTGAGGGAGAAATCAACTTCCTTTCCACTGTAATGGAATCCTCAGATGGGCTCTATGCAGCTGCAGCAAGCCTGGGAATTGACCTACAGCTATTCTATTCCTATTCATTCGAGTCAACGAATGAAATTATATTGGGTTGCATCAGATGTGCTAGTAAGTTGAGTAACTGCCTGTATCCCAAAATGCCTGAGTCAGAAACTCTTGCAGAATCATTCCTAACAAAGTTTCCGTCAATTAATCCACTGACAGCTCATGCAATACTGTCTGAAGAAATGCTCATTGAGTTTCTTGAGTGTTCACATGACAGCAGGATCCGTGCAATTCAAAAGTACCATGTTTCTGAAGAAattgttgctctatttagtgctctgagcATATATGGTGAGCGGGAGGATTCAAAATCTATAATGACAGACTGCTCCTCTTCAGTATCTTCAGGTCCAGACTCGGACAAATGTCATATGAAAGTCGGTTCTGACATAAAACGACAGAAATGCATAGCAAGCCCTCCCAAAGTGGATTTAAGAATGGACAAATTATTGCATTCTGGGATACCAAACGAATTACCCAATGGCATCATGCTTCAGTTTTCCGAGCCATGTAATCATTGGATGTCCAAACATCTAGATGAATTTGATGAGTTAGATATGCCCGATTCATCTTTTTATGATTTATTCAGTGATAAGCAGAAACTTAATTCTTCTCGAGTTTTGAAGACATATGGTGATGAAAACTCCAAAGATGCTTTGATATTAGATGAGTTTAAAAGTTCCAGATCATCCTTGAGTGAGAAATTGTTCGGGCAAAATCTCGGACTGGCTACATTGAGCAATGTGGATTTATATCCCACCAATAAATCTGAGAACCATCGTGATGGCTTTATAGGTGAAGTGATTGACCTCACTCGTAGTCCATTAGTGTATGATAAATTTTCTATTGACAATGTTACATACTCGTATTTTGCACCTGAACTGGAAAAAGATTCAACAAGAAAACCTAAGATTGTGAGAAGACTATCTTTTGATAAAAGTGATAACCCTGCTTTCCAAGTGGATGCAAAGGTCAATTCTGGTTCAGATGTACAGACTTTTGTAAAAGATAGGAGACAGAGGTTACAAGAAAAAGGTGATGAACGAAATGACCTAGAGGAGGAATCAATGCAAAGATCAGCAGGAGTTTCCAAGCAGCTAGCTTTCAAAGAGGGTCTATCGCACTATGGTGCAACACCGCTGTCAAAAGCCATTGGTTCAGTCCATCCACAGCCAGGATCACCCTGGACAATGGAGTTTCTTAACAGAATTAGGGAAAAGAGCAGACTGCGGCAGCAGTCCCTTCCGTATGAAGCACCTTCACCAG GTACCAGGGAAGCAGCTCACATGGTAAAATACCTGGAGGAAAGAGGCAGAAACAATCTATACGATCATCAAGCTCATCCAAGAATGAGGGTGCTTCGACTCCTTTTCAGCCAACGTGGACACCAATTGACAAGAGAGCTAGACAG ACTCTATCTTTTGCCATGA
- the LOC120004331 gene encoding protein SHORTAGE IN CHIASMATA 1 isoform X3, with amino-acid sequence MRTRFLNTDYFASSSSPIEIPRFLNLPIPHLPPSRLFNYYEDNLPIDSPLDVSLVIERLPIDLALSKFLAEVIPQPVDVRYEDFEADRFRDNEGSADNEGRKDAETFYEEGEVENHGCFGSQTLDVELSRENNGTSRDTNNFEIVQFETQVLDVFSESACFFEKEEMQIFFKVLEIEHNVDMLKPGLTIQYSDEVQESVYSVEDVPVECPMEKTAHVSEDAGSVLDKTKYHLSTFPLLEVEETNLGFLSNVNVADELISLLENIESHEWTKTDELPISGKGLLGYMGYDIVELHLDHYLSKQYLESELASLDVFERVDIISTVDSLEMNEDSAFHQWASDSDSSLLASPVIFQEFEVIDVNSSHLFEIFFDTERIYGLETCDSPFRKDMNFKIFDELIVSNELTLLDDAFKSLPIPIVSDHARIRSLDIVIEEVLAEVKQEPFSTAHEIYLDWHLLDGDKCNCQTYSPYQNMLAEKDMIITKFDWKSDNDENLEFNFILSDDALTGPNAEEHRESLNMVSDGIMLDVNINLMGVASSKSSEEKSPKLENGDQLAGKSSVRASLLFKSMSHFNDFDIFLNPQKANVGANVESSVKALDYNSTICKASSGYSSAAHTSTGIQFQQWVITLYKVKLSDDILALIDNFEKRYLAILQNETDMINAPHLYSAANDLKLLSLSKETLMDYIKKRSLHRTTISEDETIMDFFSLCVIKQTAWYLSFFGIHAAHLYINKISQALECLKSRLGVLQSLIEDSHEKAEREITRSHPLLSVIYEILQPNNAKNSLKVLIVTDRVFWRPLKHLLMSMEISSSELQESYSDTNQPDGYYSGDVAKDKTDFLLVSECVLVPHDHVSASFPFNKFSMILEYGGSYGMSRISSLSPQSAVLPRLHFLKVDLDNFGACKALCEGFGMTKYFDSSTVEESHSSLRPGEIINLQKLEELLNFVPIRDIRSSETADKVKDCCMPLPVPCTSHVRESEQIQQGILPFVDRVIIVNTQNIDKDMIVSRRSMYQKILALEKGGTQVVERDLDLPVDIIISSAICLVWYDCRNIGKKATSLDEASSCLPLCIENIATDILTSLSFKFGCCILLFEGEINFLSTVMESSDGLYAAAASLGIDLQLFYSYSFESTNEIILGCIRCASKLSNCLYPKMPESETLAESFLTKFPSINPLTAHAILSEEMLIEFLECSHDSRIRAIQKYHVSEEIVALFSALSIYGEREDSKSIMTDCSSSVSSGPDSDKCHMKVGSDIKRQKCIASPPKVDLRMDKLLHSGIPNELPNGIMLQFSEPCNHWMSKHLDEFDELDMPDSSFYDLFSDKQKLNSSRVLKTYGDENSKDALILDEFKSSRSSLSEKLFGQNLGLATLSNVDLYPTNKSENHRDGFIGEVIDLTRSPLVYDKFSIDNVTYSYFAPELEKDSTRKPKIVRRLSFDKSDNPAFQVDAKVNSGSDVQTFVKDRRQRLQEKGDERNDLEEESMQRSAGVSKQLAFKEGLSHYGATPLSKAIGSVHPQPGSPWTMEFLNRIREKSRLRQQSLPYEAPSPGTREAAHMVKYLEERGRNNLYDHQAHPRMRVLRLLFSQRGHQLTRELDSENQAKLVWSDGNTHCPSKKFQNHF; translated from the exons ATGCGAACTCGTTTTCTCAACACCGATTACTTcgcctcttcttcctctccaatCGAAATCCCGAGGTTCCTCAATCTCCCGATCCCTCATCTACCTCCTTCGCGTCTATTTAACTACTACGAAGACAATCTCCCTATTGATTCGCCGCTAGATGTCTCTCTCGTGATCGAGAGATTGCCGATCGATCTagctctctctaagtttttggCAGAAGTGATTCCTCAACCTGTCGATGTCAGATATGAAGATTTTGAGGCTGATCGCTTCCGAGACAATGAAGGTTCTGCTGACAACGAAGGGAGA AAAGACGCTGAGACATTCTATGAGGAGGGAGAAGTGGAAAATCACGGATGTTTTGGATCTCAAACTCTGGATGTTGAATTATCAAGA GAAAATAACGGGACTTCTCGCGATACCAACAATTTTGAaatagtccaatttgagacacaagTGCTGGATGTATTCTCG GAGAGTGCCTGCTTTTTTGAGAAAGAGGAGATGCAGATTTTCTTTAAAGTTCTAGAAATTGAGCATAATGTT GATATGCTCAAGCCCGGGCTTACTATACAGTATTCTGATGAGGTTCAAGAATCAGTTTATTCCGTAGAAGATGTTCCAGTCGAGTGTCCAATGGAAAAAACAGCCCATGTGTCTGAAGATGCTGGTTCAGTTCTGGATAAAACAAAGTACCACCTTAGCACTTTCCCTCTATTAGAAGTGGAAGAGACAAACCTGGGATTTCTTTCAAACGTGAATGTGGCGGATGAACTTATTTCACTTCTTGAAAATATTGAATCCCATGAGTGGACTAAAACGGATGAACTTCCTATTAGTGGAAAGGGCCTTTTAGGTTATATGGGGTATGATATCGTAGAGCTTCATTTGGATCATTATCTGTCAAAGCAGTACCTTGAATCTGAACTAGCCTCCCTGGATGTGTTTGAGAGAGTCGACATTATAAGCACGGTGGATTCTCTGGAAATGAACGAGGACTCTGCATTTCATCAATGGGCATCAGACAGTGACTCTTCCTTGTTAGCGAGCCCAGTTATTTTTCAGGAGTTTGAGGTTATTGATGTGAACTCATCTCATCTTTTTGAAATATTCTTTGACACTGAAAGAATATATGGGCTGGAAACATGTGACTCTCCATTCAGAAAGGACATGaactttaaaatttttgatgaaTTGATTGTCAGTAATGAGCTAACGCTGCTAGATGACGCATTCAAATCATTGCCTATACCCATTGTCTCTGATCATGCAAGGATAAGATCACTTGATATCGTAATTGAGGAGGTACTAGCTGAAGTAAAACAAGAACCCTTCTCTACAGCTCATGAAATATACTtggattggcatcttttggatggAGATAAATGCAACTGTCAAACTTATTCTCCCTATCAGAATATGTTGGCAGAGAAAGACATGATTATCACCAAATTTGATTGGAAATCTGATAATGATGAAAACTTGGAGTTTAATTTCATTCTCTCTGATGATGCATTGACTGGGCCAAATGCAGAAGAACACAGGGAATCATTGAACATGGTTTCTGATGGTATTATGCTTGATGTTAACATTAATCTTATGGGAGTTGCTTCAAGTAAGTCGTCGGAGGAAAAATCTCCAAAATTAGAAAATGGAGATCAATTAGCTGGAAAAAGTTCAGTACGGGCTTCGTTGCTATTTAAAAGTATGTCACACTTCAatgattttgacatttttttaaatcctcagAAAGCTAATGTTGGTGCAAATGTTGAATCTTCTGTGAAGGCTCTAGATTATAATTCTACCATTTGCAAGGCTTCATCTGGCTACTCATCAGCAGCACATACATCTACTGGTATACAGTTTCAGCAGTGGGTTATCACTTTATATAAAGTTAAGCTGTCTGATGATATATTGGCCCTCATTGACAATTTTGAAAAGAGATATCTTGCCATCCTGCAGAATGAGACAGATATGATAAATGCACCTCATTTGTATTCAGCAGCCAATGATCTTAAATTGCTCAGCCTATCAAAAGAAACACTGATGGACTATATTAAGAAGAGAAGTCTTCACAGAACTACTATTAGTGAAGATGAAACAATTATGGACTTTTTCAGTTTGTGTGTAATTAAACAGACTGCATGGTATTTGAGTTTCTTTGGCATCCACGCTGCTCATCTGTACATTAACAAGATATCTCAAGCGCTTGAGTGCTTGAAATCAAGATTAGGTGTGTTGCAGTCGCTGATTGAAGATTCACATGAGAAAGCAGAGAGAGAAATAACTAGGTCACATCCTTTATTATCTGTTATCTACGAGATTTTGCAGCCAAACAATGCCAAAAATAGTTTGAAGGTTTTGATTGTCACTGACAGAGTTTTTTGGAGGCCATTAAAGCATTTGCTGATGTCCATGGAAATATCATCCAGTGAGCTTCAAGAATCTTATTCCGACACAAATCAACCAGATGGATATTACAGTGGCGATGTTGCAAAAGATAAAACAGATTTTCTGCTGGTTTCAGAATGTGTATTAGTTCCTCATGA CCATGTTTCTGCGTCTTTTCCATTCAACAAGTTCAGCATGATCTTGGAATATGGAGGTTCCTATGGCATGTCTAGAATATCTTCACTTTCCCCACAGTCTGCTGTCTTGCCTCGACTTCACTTCTTGAAGGTTGATCTGGATAACTTTGGTGCTTGCAAAGCACTTTGTGAAGGTTTTGGCATGACTAAATACTTTGACTCGAGCACT GTTGAAGAGTCTCATTCTTCTCTGCGCCCGGGTGAGATTATAAATTTGCAGAAGTTGGAGGAGTTGCTGAATTTTGTGCCCATTAGGGACATTAGATCTTCAGAAACTGCAGACAAAGTAAAAGATTGCTGCATGCCTCTGCCAGTCCCTTGTACATCACATGTGCGCGAATCTGAGCAGATTCAACAGGGCATCTTGCCTTTCGTTGACAGGGTCATTATTGTGAACACTCAAAATATTGACAAGGACATGATTGTATCCAGAAGGAGTATGTACCAAAAGATTCTCGCACTGGAGAAAGGAGGAACACAGGTTGTAGAACGTGATTTGGATCTTCCTGTGGATATCATTATCAGCTCTGCTATTTGCTTGGTGTGGTATGATTGCAGAAACATAGGAAAAAAAGCAACCAGCTTAGACGAAGCTTCTTCTTGCTTGCCTTTGTGCATTGAGAATATTGCCACAGATATCTTGACGTCGCTAAGCTTTAAGTTTGGCTGCTGTATCTTG CTCTTTGAGGGAGAAATCAACTTCCTTTCCACTGTAATGGAATCCTCAGATGGGCTCTATGCAGCTGCAGCAAGCCTGGGAATTGACCTACAGCTATTCTATTCCTATTCATTCGAGTCAACGAATGAAATTATATTGGGTTGCATCAGATGTGCTAGTAAGTTGAGTAACTGCCTGTATCCCAAAATGCCTGAGTCAGAAACTCTTGCAGAATCATTCCTAACAAAGTTTCCGTCAATTAATCCACTGACAGCTCATGCAATACTGTCTGAAGAAATGCTCATTGAGTTTCTTGAGTGTTCACATGACAGCAGGATCCGTGCAATTCAAAAGTACCATGTTTCTGAAGAAattgttgctctatttagtgctctgagcATATATGGTGAGCGGGAGGATTCAAAATCTATAATGACAGACTGCTCCTCTTCAGTATCTTCAGGTCCAGACTCGGACAAATGTCATATGAAAGTCGGTTCTGACATAAAACGACAGAAATGCATAGCAAGCCCTCCCAAAGTGGATTTAAGAATGGACAAATTATTGCATTCTGGGATACCAAACGAATTACCCAATGGCATCATGCTTCAGTTTTCCGAGCCATGTAATCATTGGATGTCCAAACATCTAGATGAATTTGATGAGTTAGATATGCCCGATTCATCTTTTTATGATTTATTCAGTGATAAGCAGAAACTTAATTCTTCTCGAGTTTTGAAGACATATGGTGATGAAAACTCCAAAGATGCTTTGATATTAGATGAGTTTAAAAGTTCCAGATCATCCTTGAGTGAGAAATTGTTCGGGCAAAATCTCGGACTGGCTACATTGAGCAATGTGGATTTATATCCCACCAATAAATCTGAGAACCATCGTGATGGCTTTATAGGTGAAGTGATTGACCTCACTCGTAGTCCATTAGTGTATGATAAATTTTCTATTGACAATGTTACATACTCGTATTTTGCACCTGAACTGGAAAAAGATTCAACAAGAAAACCTAAGATTGTGAGAAGACTATCTTTTGATAAAAGTGATAACCCTGCTTTCCAAGTGGATGCAAAGGTCAATTCTGGTTCAGATGTACAGACTTTTGTAAAAGATAGGAGACAGAGGTTACAAGAAAAAGGTGATGAACGAAATGACCTAGAGGAGGAATCAATGCAAAGATCAGCAGGAGTTTCCAAGCAGCTAGCTTTCAAAGAGGGTCTATCGCACTATGGTGCAACACCGCTGTCAAAAGCCATTGGTTCAGTCCATCCACAGCCAGGATCACCCTGGACAATGGAGTTTCTTAACAGAATTAGGGAAAAGAGCAGACTGCGGCAGCAGTCCCTTCCGTATGAAGCACCTTCACCAG GTACCAGGGAAGCAGCTCACATGGTAAAATACCTGGAGGAAAGAGGCAGAAACAATCTATACGATCATCAAGCTCATCCAAGAATGAGGGTGCTTCGACTCCTTTTCAGCCAACGTGGACACCAATTGACAAGAGAGCTAGACAG TGAAAACCAAGCTAAACTGGTCTGGAGTGATGGCAATACTCATTGTCCGAGCAAAAAATTTCAGAATCATTTTTGA